The sequence ACGATCGGTGGGATGGTAGCAAACGATGCTGCAGGACCACACTCATTGCGATATGGAACGACTAGCGAGAACGTTGTCAGTGTCGGTGTTGTTCTTTCCGACGGCACAATCGGGAAATTTACACAAAAAAGCGGATCTACCCTTGAGCAAGCATGTACACGAGACGACTTAGTCGGTGAGGTATATCAAAGTCTACGTGAAATTCGGACGACACACAGTGATGAGATTCACAAGCGGTATCCAGAGGTAGACAGGAATTCAACCGGATATAACCTACGTGACTGCGGTGCTGATGATGGTCAGTGGGTCGATCCATCGACCGTCATTTCGGGAAGTGAGGGAACGCTTTGTTATCTCACCGAGATCACTCTAAGTCTTGATCCCCTCCCTGAAGCGAAAGGTACTGCATTGCTATTCTATCGCAGTCTTGAAGCCGCTGCTGATGCAGTGTCGGTTCTTCTTGAAGAAAGCCCAAGTGCCATCGAGTTAGTTGATGATGCCGTATTAGAATACGCCCGCGACGCGTGGGGATACGACCTTGTCCCTGATGAAGTTGGAGGAGCGCTTCTCGTTGAAGTTGAGGGCCCACAAGCATCCATCTCAGATCGACTTACTACCGTCGTTGATGCTGGAACTGCTACGTTTTCAGAAGATATCATTGAAGTCCATCAAGCCGAAAGTGAAGAACAACGACAAGTCCTCTGGAAAATCCGAAAGGCATCAAATCCCCTTCTCAACCGACAGCCGGGGGATCAACAAGCACTCTCATTCATTGAGGACGCTGCGATCCCCCCGTCAAAACTTCCCCAGTACCTAGATGCGGTTGGAACGATCCTCCA is a genomic window of Haloferax sp. Atlit-12N containing:
- a CDS encoding FAD-binding oxidoreductase, producing the protein MIDTQNYELRQLAQELEGELDFSEATCTLYSTDASIYQQVPSGVAFPKTAADVQSLVEFASENNISVTPRGAGSSLTGNAIGEGLVIDSERYMDSIVQISPDKRQVTVEPGVILEDLNEELEEYGLQFGPNPSTSATCTIGGMVANDAAGPHSLRYGTTSENVVSVGVVLSDGTIGKFTQKSGSTLEQACTRDDLVGEVYQSLREIRTTHSDEIHKRYPEVDRNSTGYNLRDCGADDGQWVDPSTVISGSEGTLCYLTEITLSLDPLPEAKGTALLFYRSLEAAADAVSVLLEESPSAIELVDDAVLEYARDAWGYDLVPDEVGGALLVEVEGPQASISDRLTTVVDAGTATFSEDIIEVHQAESEEQRQVLWKIRKASNPLLNRQPGDQQALSFIEDAAIPPSKLPQYLDAVGTILQSHELRASVFGHAGQGVLHIKPFLNLKSEEDRKTL